Genomic segment of Gasterosteus aculeatus chromosome 4, fGasAcu3.hap1.1, whole genome shotgun sequence:
TTTTCCTCCCGGCCGCCACTTAGAAACCTTCCTCAGCCCGACTCGTTCATCCCTCAGGGACGGGCCAGAGGACACAGTGCTTGAGCTGCAACAATTAGGGGCAACCGTCAACAGTTGCACATTCCTCTTCACACTTTCGGGGCAATGATTTAAAAGTTTAGAGCCACCGGGGCCGTGAAGAAGAGGATGTACGTGAATGTTGACCGCGGGCAGGAGGTCGGCAGGCAGCCTCTGACGTGAAGACCCCCGCTGGGTTTGGGTCAGGGGCCGTCCAAAGCACACAACCGTCTAACTATTCTAACAAACGTAAACGTTCTTACCTGTTAAAAGTCCTTGTGTGGCCTCCAGCAAAGTGTGTAATCCCTCTGTCCTGCAAACCAAGTAAAGAAAGGGGATTACTGGGACGGTTTTAAATGGTCATGTGTGGAAGTAAGCCTGCATCCAATTACAACGCTGCGATTACCACGCCGCGTTGTGTTTGATGACACATCCGGGGGTTCGTTTCCCTCTCACTGCAAGACACCGACAGCACCAATGAGAATGAGTTCTCATTGAATATCTCGCATGTGGAACTGAAGCATTCATTTattggccatatatatatatatatatatatattcatgtgtAGGCGTACCGAcccacaatcatttaaaaaatggttgTGGTTCTAGAAACACGGATACAGTCATACAGTTTGTAaactggaggagaagaaaggtcCATAAAAGGGAGAGTTTTAATGcaaattattttgaattaaaaGAATCATGCAACACTACGGTTTCTTTGCTACTCTTCTCTATGCAAAAACCCCCAGCTCATCATGAAAGCGACACTCATAAGTTGTTTACACCACAGTGAAGGACCACATAAAGCAGGAAAGACGAGTTTGGACCTTTTGgatgaaatattgattttaattttttatatgTTTGGCTGTGAAAGTTAACATAAACATTTAGATCGTATCCACTTTCGTTGTTAATCAAGTTGCCTAACAGTGTATCTGAAGAACTCATAACCTGATCTTTACTAAtcccttctttttctctttctctcatctACTCTATAACTGCGCATATTAGCAATATTAATTCAACTTGGCCATCAAAATACACCTTGTCCTTGGAAGGATTGGCGCATTGGTCTTAATTAATGtcgtaatgatggtaaattagtgctgtagctggttgtcatctgcGGTTACAGCAGTTTTGTGAACGCagaactccagccaatccaaagacagaATTTCTAACCAATTAGCTGGTGACTGGTTCCGCCCCCTTGCGGTCGAAAAAGGAACAGCAGCGAGCGAGCAGAGCAACACCTTTGTGAGTCTGCGAGGCCTTCAGAGAGCTGCTAACAAGAAGGAGCTCTCACTCCGTCAGGAAACCCCAACACCAAAACGAGGAATTAGCTAATCAGAGAAGACGTGGTGGGAGAACCGCTTCCTATTTATTGCTCTCTGTGTTTCTAAAACACGATGTGCTCATTTTTATTGTTCAACGGTTTAGATTTTGATTCATTAAATCGAGGTTTGCTTCGAAgtgaaccattttttttttttaccgcgcGCGGACGATCTCGTGGGTCTCGGCGCGGGTTCACGTGACGCGGAACGCACTTCCCGCATACGTCATCACGCACGGATTTACGAGTGGCAGCCGGCGATCAGAAGTGAGCGCGACGCCGACGTAACTCGGTGAAGCGGCGACGGAGCAGAGTAAGGTCGGTTAGTGTACACAGTAAACAACATGTTGCTTggttagtttgtttgtgttgttgctgctgttgttgttgttgttgttgttacgaTACCTGTTGCGCGGCGTCATGCATATTTACTTGAGGGGGCTACAGCGTTTCACTCGGCGTCCACGTTGGCAACTTATTTACAATGAGTCCCATTCATCACCGGACTTAATGCTAATTATGGCCGAGCAACTTAAATACAACTTTAAAGTGTCTCCTCACAGCAACGTCACTGGTGAATAACCATCACGCACAACTTCTGTCATGGAAACAACGCTGTAATGCTGTTAATGTTTTAAGCCTGCAGCGACGTTTATGGAGACTTGATGATGTATTAATCATGATGATAATGACACGTTCGTTCTCTGGGGGGATTCCAGTGAGCGCTACACATTATTAAGAGAAGTGTATTTAAGAGACACTTATTCATGAAGTATAAAGGTAAATCCAGTCAGTTTGTCTGACTACATACAGGGTTGTCGGTGTATCATTAACGGTGGCTCTTTCTGTCTGAGTCACTAATAATAAGGGGAAGTGTCACGTTTGTATTATGAGCCAATAGCAGGAAatatgtttgtctgtttttgtcagACATTTGCAGTTTGCCCAAAACACTGTGACCAGTTATGGGAGTAATcgcccttcacctcctcctcctcctcttcctcctcttcctcctcctcacggctTCCGAAATGTCCTTCGTCCAATATTTGAATGCCTAGAGTAGATGCGTTGACACACCTTTGTTGTCCTTTTTTAGAATTTCATAACTCCGGTTAGGACGGCGTCATGGCTCCCGGCAGCGATGACGCGGCCGAGACGGAGCAGCGGCCTCTCGTCCTGGAGAGGGTGGAGAAAGAACCGGCCCgaggctggcggtccgccgcctCGACCCGCCTGAGGAAACACTGCTCGTGCACCTCGCAGAAAGCTAAGTCCCAAATACTGGGCTTCGTCCCCATCCTGAAATGGCTGCCCCGCTACCAGCTCAGGGAGTGGCTGCTGGGCGACGCCATGTCCGGGTTGATCGTGGGGATCCTATTGGTCCCTCAGTCCATCGCCTACTCCCTGTTGGCCAGCCAGGACCCCATATATGGTCTGTACACGTCTTTCTTCACCTCGATCATCTATGCAATCTTCGGCACCTCCCGACACATCTCGGCCGGGGTTTTCGGGGTGCTCTGCCTGCTTGTGGGTCAGGTTGTGGACCGGGAACTGGCTCTGGCGGGATACATCACGGAAGGCGGCGACGGCATCGGCGGTAACGACAGCGCCCTCCTGCTGGCCGGTTTGGGCAACGGCACCGCCGCGGCGGGATGTGACAAGAGCTGCTACGCCATCACAGTGGGAGCCACGGTTACCTTCACTGCCGGGGTGTACCAGGTGAGTACACAAAGGCATCGCCTCTCTATGGCCGGCATCGCTAAACCGCACACCCGCCTGCCTCTTTCCCTCAGGTGCTGATGGGCGTCTTCCAGGTGGGCTTTGTCTCGGTCTACCTCTCGGACTCCCTCCTCAGTGGCTTCGCCACCGGAGCCTCCCTGACCATCTTCACCTCCCAGTTCAAATACCTTCTGGGCCTAAAGATCCCCAGGCCTCAGGGCTGGTTCGTCCTGTTCAAGACTTGGCGCAGCTTGCTCGTCAACCTGGGAAACACCAACGTGTGCGACCTGGTGACCAGCTTGGTGTGTTTGCTGGTGCTGATTCCCGTCAAGGAGCTCAACAATCGCTTCAAAGCCAAGCTAAAGGTAAACCGAGGAATGGTCACTGTTGGATCTGTTCTCTGGTTGCATCTGCTTCCTGTGTCGGAAGCGATGAAAGAGCGAGATGTTTCACATTtttatggtttatttttatGCTTTTCCCAGGCTCCAATTCCCTTCGAGCTGTTCGTGGTGATCATCGCAACGCTGGCTTCTCACTTTGGACACTTCAACACGGACTTTGGGTCGGACGTGTCCGGCGACATCCCCACGGGCTTCCTCCCCCCGCAGCTGCCGATGTGGGCCCTGATCCCCAACGTGGCCGTCGACGCCTTCTCCATCGCCATTGTCGGGTTCGCCATCACCGTCTCGCTGTCGGAGATGTTCGCCAAGAAGCACGGCTACGCGGTGGACGCCAACCAGGAGATGTACGCCATCGGCCTCTGCAACATCCTGCCGTCGTTCTTCCGCTGCTTCACCAGCAGCGCCGCGCTGACCAAGACGCTCGTCAAGGAGTCCACGGGGTGCCAGACCCAGGTCTCCGGGCTGGTCAGCGCCCTCgtcctgctgctggtgctgctggtcatCGCGCCGCTCTTTTACTCCCTTCAAAAGTAAGTGTACCACAGgaggagttttttttaacagatttgtgCAGGTAGACCACCAAGTATCAGGATCCTATTGACCCGGAACACCTGAGCTAAACTGTTGTACAGCCTGAGATATCGTAAGCTACTTTATTGGGTATTTCCAAAAactagggcttttattgtgaaaggtaagcaCAGAGTCGATTCAGTCTGCGGTGCCTTGTGTTcggaagaaaaacatcccctGGTATTTATTCACCCTCACCTGAGAAAACCTTATCCCTTATCCCTACTAATAATTTATCATCTATAATAACCGTAGTAATTCTTCCAATCAGACGGTTCTGTAAGAGGATTAATCTCTAATCTGTAAAACTCACCTTGAGGAGAATTTGATTAGATTAAAAAGCCCTCGTAACCGGCCACAAACAACAAAGAGCACATTTATGCATTTAGCAAACACAACGACTGACAGATATAACAGGTCAGcacattttgaataaaataacaaaactggACGTGGAAATGtttcgggtttttttttacattcaagaGTTTCGTTGAAGTTGACAGGAGTCCTTTTGCTCGCTGTTCCTCTCTTGTTCACCATGGAAAGAGGCTCCCGATCGCAGACGTGAACAAACACTGATAACCCAAAGCTGAGGGTCAATGCTGACTCTGCACAGGCTGTGCGAGTTGGCACATCTCACGTGCACAACCGGAAGCGGATGAGACGAATGGATCCACTGCAGAATACAGACGGAGATGACCGCTTTCCATTTGATCAGCGGCTGCTTCGCTGATCAAATGGAAAGTCGTTGTCGACGATGTCAGACGTGCTGAGGCCCGATTGTTTCTTATAAACCTTTTTTGGCTTTTTGCTCTCGTGAGCAGATTCTGTCCTGTCATTCATTAATCCAGTCttatcgtttaaaaaaaagtttacttaTTTAAAAGCTTTGAAGCCATTTGAGGTCAAAGCTTATCTACATACAGGGGTGCAAACTtgtcacctttcggcgaaattcgccgtttttgtttcaaaataggtaatttgtgtgattcatgtagatctgcaataaaaatactttttggtgggggggggtctatagCTGCCTAGATGCCGTAATAGACAGGAGTGACGTTGGCACGCTGCAAGAACGTCAGTCTTTCTAACGTAGGCTGACGTGCTAATGTCAGACGGTCGGCTGACCGACGCCTCGCAAATCACGTCAACCATTTTTGCTGGTTACAAAAACGGTGTTATCGGATAGTACAGTGTCTATTTCTCGGGAACTTTTGAAAAATTGAAGCGAGAAAACGACGAAAAATACCTTAGCTTCACATtaaatcctaaaataaataatgggaaaTCAACGCTCTAATATCAATGTAATGTTAGCGAATGAGGGCTGAgaagccccctccctccctcttgctaATATTTATTCTGTTCGTCCAAAGCGAAATCTATTCTTGAGGttccaaacatttccaaagcaGTTTGTCTTTGAATGTGAGTAGTCGATCGAGTCATCTTATGTCCCATCGTTTGAAG
This window contains:
- the slc26a2 gene encoding sulfate transporter codes for the protein MAPGSDDAAETEQRPLVLERVEKEPARGWRSAASTRLRKHCSCTSQKAKSQILGFVPILKWLPRYQLREWLLGDAMSGLIVGILLVPQSIAYSLLASQDPIYGLYTSFFTSIIYAIFGTSRHISAGVFGVLCLLVGQVVDRELALAGYITEGGDGIGGNDSALLLAGLGNGTAAAGCDKSCYAITVGATVTFTAGVYQVLMGVFQVGFVSVYLSDSLLSGFATGASLTIFTSQFKYLLGLKIPRPQGWFVLFKTWRSLLVNLGNTNVCDLVTSLVCLLVLIPVKELNNRFKAKLKAPIPFELFVVIIATLASHFGHFNTDFGSDVSGDIPTGFLPPQLPMWALIPNVAVDAFSIAIVGFAITVSLSEMFAKKHGYAVDANQEMYAIGLCNILPSFFRCFTSSAALTKTLVKESTGCQTQVSGLVSALVLLLVLLVIAPLFYSLQKCVLAVIILVNLRGALAKFLDVPAMWRVNRVDASIWLITMATSALVNTELGLLVGVLVSALCVLGRTQQARVLELGRAPTGEHYEDASSYRGLRTHPDVAVFRFEAPIYYANQSMFRKSLYKRVGLDPVKEKTQLMKFKKKQQQREEGGVPNGKSGETGGEGQKHDEVEAEGTVTLMLDHKPRLLRSLVIDCSAVLFLDTAGVNALKEVRKDYAELGVTVVLAQCSTSVLDSLQRGGYCPVSGGENRIAFFSIADAVHHVQSLGAPNGGHGSE